The following is a genomic window from Bacteroidales bacterium.
AACTCAAGCTGACGGCCTAATCTGTAGGAGATATTGCCAAGATGAGCCAGAGCTGAAGCCAAATGGCCTGTCTGCACTGGTCCGTTCTGTATACTCATATCACGTGCACGGATAGCATCAAACCAGTTCTGGAAATGTAGTGTTAGTTCGCCGCTTTCTGAACGGGATGGTCCTTTTTCACGTTTTTCGCCAAGATATGATTCATATGTTCCGTATCCCTTAACAACCAGATACCCTTTATCACCGTAGAAAATATTACCTACACCTGCACCATCTTCAAGGTTAGTGCACCAGTTACGCACTTCGAACTGAATAATTTTCTTTTCTTTCGAATAGTGATATATAGAAGTCTGTATTTCAGGAACTTCCTTGCAATCATCCCATAGGAACTTTCCTCCCATAGAAGTTATGCGCTCAGGCAGTGAGTCAACTCCTAATCCCCACATGCAGAGATCAGTCTCATGTATACCCTGATTGCCAACGTCACCGTTTCCATAATTCCAGTGCCAGTGCCAGTTGTAATGAACAAGGTTTTTGGTAAACGGACGCATTGGAGCCGGTCCGCACCACAGATCATAATTGAGTCCGGCCGGTGTTGGAGAAATGCCTTTATCACCTATATCTGGCCTCCAGCGGTACACAAGGCCCCGTGACATATAAACTCGGCCAATCAGTCCATCCTCAAGATGTTTTACTGCTTCCCGTATTGCCACGGAACTGCGCAGCTGAACACCATGCTGAACGATTCTGTTGTATTTATATGCAGCCTCTATCATCTTTTTACCTTCATAGACATTATGGGTAGCAGGTTTTTCCACATAAACATCTTTTCCTGCCTGACATGCCCATATAACCTGAAGAGCGTGCCAGTGATTAGGTGTTGCGCAGGTAATTGCATGAATTGTCTTGTCTTCAAGAGTCCTTCTGAAATCCTGCTCAATCATCACTTTCTTTCCATATGTTTTCTCAAATTCAGCAGCGCGTGGCTGAAGGAGATTCATGTCAGGGTCGCATAACACAGCTACTTCAACATTCGCCTTTTGCGAGAGACCCATAATCTCTTCAATATGTGATTTTCCACGTCCGTTTATTCCTAAAACGGCAATGCGCAGACGGTCGTTGGCGCCTTTTGCCTGCTGAGGTATCACTTCAGGCATTCTTATTTCACCTCCAAGAACTGATGGTGCAACGGCAGCAACCATAGCTCCCTGTGCTGCAGTTTTAAGGAATCTTCTCCTTGAATTGGTCATTCTGTTTTCCATTGATGCTAAGGGTTAGATTGTTAATTTGTCCTCCAATATAATAATTTTTTTACACTATCTGTCCAATTCTATGGCAGCCAAAATAAAAGGAGCCACACCTTTGATATCATTATCAAAACGCTTTTCATTTACATAATACTCATATGATCCGTCCCTGTAAGGATTGCCGCCCAGGCCGCAGCCTCCACAGATATCGTGTATCGTGACTAATCCTTTTTCGTCGACAGTAACAAGTGTTTTGATTATGCCATCAAATGCACTGTTTGCAATATCCCTGTATTTTTTATCAAGATATCCGAGCCTTGCGCCTTTTGCATAGACATAAGTATACATTGCTGATCCTGAACCTTCCAAATAGTTTCCTTCTCTCCCACCCTGATTTAAAACCTGATACCAGATGCCAGATTTCTGATCACGTACTTTTAACAGTGCATCACAGGTCTTTTGAAGAATCGAAATCAGATCGTCTCTATCGGGATGATCAGCAGGCAGGTAATCAAGAATATCCAGAATAGCCATTGTATACCAGCCCATTGCCCTGCTCCATGGATAATGAGACTGGCCTGTTACCGGATCGCACCATTTCTGCGAACGGCTCTCATCCCATGCGTGCAAAAGCAAACCGGTTCCAGGATCGAGGGTCTTATCATATATCATTTTTGTTTGAGCTGTAGCTACATCAAACCACTGTGGCTGATTAAATTCCTTTGCATAGTTTGCCATATAGGTCGAAGCCATGAAAATCCCATCGAGCCACATCTGGGAGGGGTAAATGTTTTTGTGCCAGTATCCTCCCAGATTGGTTTTCGGATGTGTCTTTAACTGCTCAATAAAATTATCAAGTGCTATTTTGTACTTCTGCTCAGGATTCCTTTTATACAAAGTAATGACATTCCTCCCGGGAAATATCCTGTCAAGATTATACTCCTTCGGTCTGTAGTCGGTGACAGATCCATCCGGTTTCACAAACCATTTCACCCAATCCTCCATATATTTTGAGTATTTGGGATCTACACTTCCCAGTTTATCGATAGCCATACCGAGAAATGCAACGTCATAAGCCCATTTTGGCTTATTATCAACATAATAGATAAGGCTGTCGGATTTTGCCATTACGGTGTTAGCCATTCTTACAGACCACTTTGAATTATTTTCTTCCTGCTTTCCGGATGAATTTTGTCCGGAACAGGCAGATAACAGAACAAGTAATAAAAGTGAAGCTCTTATTCTCATATTCCTGAATATTTGTTGATGCTATTTAATTCCGTTAAGCCTTTGTACCTTTGTGCCGTTATGCCGCTAAGCCATTATGCCTTTTTCTTATTATTCCATAGTCATCATACCACCGACTGAAGCTCCGCTCATCTGATGAAGATCAAATATAATTATCTCATTAAGACCAAGTTTAAGCCATGATGCAGGACAGTAAAGCCTTTTCTGCGGACCAATATCCCAGAAGCGGCCAAGATTGTGGCCATTAACCCAAACAATCCCTTTTTTATAGTTAGAGACATCTATAAAAGTATCACCGGTTGAATTAAGCGGGAAGTTGCCTTTATAAAAGATTCCCGGTTTATTAACAGTTCTGGAAGAAGATCTCAGATCATAGATAAACTTTTTATCCATTGGAAGGTTATAAACCTGCCAGTTCATCAGTGTCATACCGTTGAGAGTCACCCTGTCTGTTATTCCTTTCCTGTCGATAAGGTGCTGGGCAAAATTTATGCGGCCCATTGCCTCAACCAAGATCTCAAGAACCGGTTTCTCAACATCTGAAGCCGGAAGATCAATTGTGTTTATGCCTGCCCTCCTGTCGAGACTTCCTATATAAGTGCCATTCAGAAAGACAGTTGCATAATCATGAAGATCCGTTACTGTAAGTTTTCCTTTTTTATGTCCGATAAGTTCAGTCTTATATAGGATGAATCCATAATCCTGCCCATATGATTCAAATGGTTTTGGCTGGACTGAATTAACAGCAGCCGGAAGATTGTCCCATACTGAAGTAAATGGTTTCAGAACAAACTGAGGGATCTCAATTGCAGGTATCCCATCAGGAATTGAAGGAAGCTTTTGACCTTTCGGAAGATAGGATCCTA
Proteins encoded in this region:
- a CDS encoding glycoside hydrolase family 88 protein, producing MRIRASLLLLVLLSACSGQNSSGKQEENNSKWSVRMANTVMAKSDSLIYYVDNKPKWAYDVAFLGMAIDKLGSVDPKYSKYMEDWVKWFVKPDGSVTDYRPKEYNLDRIFPGRNVITLYKRNPEQKYKIALDNFIEQLKTHPKTNLGGYWHKNIYPSQMWLDGIFMASTYMANYAKEFNQPQWFDVATAQTKMIYDKTLDPGTGLLLHAWDESRSQKWCDPVTGQSHYPWSRAMGWYTMAILDILDYLPADHPDRDDLISILQKTCDALLKVRDQKSGIWYQVLNQGGREGNYLEGSGSAMYTYVYAKGARLGYLDKKYRDIANSAFDGIIKTLVTVDEKGLVTIHDICGGCGLGGNPYRDGSYEYYVNEKRFDNDIKGVAPFILAAIELDR
- a CDS encoding Gfo/Idh/MocA family oxidoreductase — its product is MENRMTNSRRRFLKTAAQGAMVAAVAPSVLGGEIRMPEVIPQQAKGANDRLRIAVLGINGRGKSHIEEIMGLSQKANVEVAVLCDPDMNLLQPRAAEFEKTYGKKVMIEQDFRRTLEDKTIHAITCATPNHWHALQVIWACQAGKDVYVEKPATHNVYEGKKMIEAAYKYNRIVQHGVQLRSSVAIREAVKHLEDGLIGRVYMSRGLVYRWRPDIGDKGISPTPAGLNYDLWCGPAPMRPFTKNLVHYNWHWHWNYGNGDVGNQGIHETDLCMWGLGVDSLPERITSMGGKFLWDDCKEVPEIQTSIYHYSKEKKIIQFEVRNWCTNLEDGAGVGNIFYGDKGYLVVKGYGTYESYLGEKREKGPSRSESGELTLHFQNWFDAIRARDMSIQNGPVQTGHLASALAHLGNISYRLGRQLEFDPVAERFIGEGENEANAMLKREYRAPYILPEVV